A genomic segment from Ancylothrix sp. D3o encodes:
- a CDS encoding MoxR family ATPase: MDKAITENQGRCGRKTYQRILNNIEKVIKGQSAAIRKLLSAFASGGHVLLEDYPGTGKTTLAKALAFSVDVTFKRIQFTPDLLPSDILGISMLDPNERTFHFHEGPIFANIVLADEINRSSPRTQSALLEAMAEFQVSIDGNLRKLKDPFFVIATQNPVESRGTYPLPEAQMDRFALQFSLGYISPEDEVNLLSDQIQQHPIDALQPCVQLEDLILLKQQVKQTRISEELKRYIVDIVNATRSAEGVQLGASPRASLALMKIAQALALFDGYEFVTPEHIQEPAISVIAHRLVMEPQARFSGKTAASVVEEIITTLPVPA; this comes from the coding sequence ATGGATAAAGCAATTACAGAAAATCAGGGCCGGTGTGGCAGAAAAACCTATCAAAGAATTCTCAACAACATTGAAAAGGTAATAAAAGGGCAATCAGCAGCAATCAGAAAATTGTTGTCAGCCTTTGCAAGCGGGGGGCACGTTTTGCTAGAAGATTATCCGGGTACTGGTAAAACAACCCTAGCAAAAGCCCTAGCTTTCTCGGTAGATGTAACATTTAAGCGTATTCAATTTACGCCCGATCTTTTACCTTCCGATATTTTGGGAATTTCCATGCTTGACCCCAACGAACGCACTTTTCATTTCCATGAAGGCCCGATTTTTGCTAATATTGTTTTGGCTGATGAAATCAATCGCTCCTCACCGCGAACTCAGTCAGCTTTGTTAGAAGCAATGGCAGAATTCCAAGTTAGCATTGATGGAAATTTGCGGAAACTTAAAGACCCATTTTTTGTAATTGCTACTCAAAACCCAGTAGAATCTCGTGGGACTTATCCACTTCCAGAAGCCCAAATGGATCGCTTTGCACTTCAGTTTAGTTTAGGATACATTTCGCCAGAAGACGAGGTTAACCTGCTTTCCGATCAAATTCAGCAGCATCCAATTGATGCACTTCAACCCTGTGTCCAATTAGAGGATTTAATATTATTAAAACAGCAAGTCAAACAAACGCGAATAAGCGAAGAATTGAAACGTTATATCGTCGATATTGTCAATGCCACTCGGTCAGCAGAAGGCGTACAATTAGGGGCAAGTCCGAGAGCATCCCTCGCTTTAATGAAAATTGCTCAAGCATTAGCATTGTTTGATGGCTATGAATTTGTTACACCCGAACATATCCAAGAACCGGCCATTTCAGTGATTGCTCACCGGCTAGTAATGGAACCCCAAGCGCGTTTTTCTGGAAAAACCGCCGCCAGCGTTGTTGAAGAAATTATTACAACTCTTCCTGTACCGGCCTAA
- a CDS encoding DUF58 domain-containing protein has product MTYIIYQLFRFISSLEYSAKKRLTPNGLIVLISLIFSGIFGLDTNESMTYQIFTFLLSTLTISIIYSRFFRFHYNAVRILPRFATVGITLKYRIIVQNKTNQTQNSLKLWENFADPRPNFKEFIETPAPSEEQRNFLDKHLGYYRWLRLTSRKQCATAKAINLPSLAPHSKTEIVLEIKPTHRGVIRLTGLTVARSDPFGLWNAYKTISLPQSLLILPKLYHVPPIQLPGSRRYQSGGIALASSVGDSEEFRSLREYRPGDPLRKIHWKSWAKVGKPIVKEEQDEFFVRHALILDTFQTQKYSEILEEAISIAASLAGEFQTQESLLDLMFVAQEAYCFTFGRGLNSTDKMLEILASLGACRDKDFEFIIPVVIEKVSLLSGCICIFLCWDEPRKRLVNYLKSRGISTLVLILTNKESQLKELDSRLINDELTSFHLLKLGKIQEELMKL; this is encoded by the coding sequence ATGACCTACATTATTTATCAACTTTTTAGGTTCATTTCTTCCCTCGAATATTCAGCCAAAAAACGATTAACCCCCAATGGTTTAATAGTCTTAATTAGCCTAATCTTCTCAGGCATTTTTGGCTTAGACACCAATGAGAGCATGACCTATCAAATATTTACCTTCCTGTTATCAACCCTCACCATTTCAATAATTTACAGTCGTTTTTTTCGCTTCCACTATAATGCAGTGCGGATTCTGCCAAGATTTGCCACAGTTGGAATCACTCTCAAGTACCGCATTATTGTACAAAACAAAACTAACCAGACTCAAAACAGCCTAAAATTGTGGGAAAATTTTGCAGATCCGCGCCCCAATTTTAAAGAATTTATAGAAACACCCGCACCTAGTGAAGAACAACGCAATTTTCTTGATAAACACTTGGGTTATTATCGATGGCTGCGGCTAACTTCTAGGAAACAGTGCGCTACAGCTAAGGCGATAAATTTGCCTTCTCTTGCACCCCATAGCAAAACAGAAATTGTACTTGAAATTAAGCCCACCCATAGAGGCGTTATCCGCCTGACAGGTTTAACAGTAGCTAGGTCAGATCCGTTTGGGCTTTGGAATGCTTACAAGACCATTTCTTTGCCCCAATCACTGTTAATTTTACCAAAATTATATCACGTTCCACCGATTCAACTTCCGGGGTCAAGAAGATATCAATCCGGTGGTATAGCACTAGCTTCATCTGTAGGAGATTCCGAAGAATTTCGCTCTTTGCGAGAATATCGTCCCGGCGATCCTTTACGAAAAATTCATTGGAAAAGTTGGGCAAAAGTAGGCAAACCAATTGTCAAAGAAGAGCAAGATGAGTTCTTTGTTAGGCACGCCTTAATTCTCGATACTTTTCAAACCCAAAAATATAGCGAAATTTTAGAAGAGGCTATCTCAATTGCTGCTTCATTAGCCGGTGAATTTCAGACTCAAGAATCGTTATTAGATTTGATGTTTGTTGCTCAAGAAGCTTACTGCTTTACGTTTGGTCGGGGGCTGAATTCCACTGATAAAATGTTAGAAATTCTTGCCTCACTCGGAGCCTGTCGAGACAAAGATTTTGAATTTATTATTCCCGTTGTCATTGAAAAAGTTTCTCTGTTAAGCGGGTGCATCTGTATATTTTTGTGTTGGGACGAACCGAGAAAAAGATTAGTGAATTATCTTAAAAGTAGAGGCATCTCTACCTTAGTTTTAATTTTAACAAATAAAGAATCTCAATTAAAAGAATTAGATTCTCGCCTTATTAACGATGAGCTAACTAGCTTTCATCTCTTAAAATTGGGCAAAATACAAGAGGAGTTAATGAAACTATGA
- a CDS encoding transglutaminase family protein, which produces MKMPMFLLGTAVIFWGWQTKLWIVALPIAIVLEAARWFSSRWDFSDNDFRRIANLCLIILCGLLIYLLIVNRSIYFIYNLLKWLPLVFFPLLLIQAYSVKENVDIRSLFFFLDNKTKKEPHNGFTANLNYPYFALCLLSASTGNTRDISFYAGMFLMSAVALFYGRTKRFSLITWCSLLLIAGSMGFIGQIGLHQLHSAVSNYMGELLSNSSGQETDFLKKQTKMGEIGLLKQSNEIILRVTPEAKQTPPRLLREATYNKYTSSTWIALNPNFAVLQPESNGKTWHLGSKTENSSMINIFATLQKNQGLLRLADGTFQINELPVIKMEKNKYGTVKVEGKVDFIAYQAYFNNTLSLDSPPTKDDLEIPKSELFAINKIISQLDIKGKSPSQILELVDRFFQKNFSYSLNQTAKSNHLTPLSTFLLETRSGHCEYFATSTALMLRSLGIPARYAVGYSVHEFSPLESQYIVRSRHAHAWTLAYIAGKWQAFDTTPADWISVEDNAASQLSFISDLWSLLTFKFSLLLRQGAGSYGWKYGGGLVLVLIIFLGWKFSSPKKIRRLTKTSKTFKSSQNNNIPDLVSEFYLIEDKLKKLGFIRPPSEPLKSWIKRLKNEQPELAFIDDLESLVELYYHIRFDRENSVSIQQSNNDAEKTRFKSFIQSWLKKY; this is translated from the coding sequence ATGAAAATGCCAATGTTTCTGCTGGGTACTGCTGTAATTTTTTGGGGCTGGCAAACAAAACTATGGATTGTAGCTTTGCCAATTGCCATTGTTTTAGAAGCCGCTCGCTGGTTTTCTTCTCGGTGGGATTTTTCAGATAATGATTTTAGACGCATTGCTAATCTCTGTCTGATTATTTTGTGCGGTTTACTGATTTATCTTTTGATTGTTAATCGCTCAATTTACTTTATCTATAATTTATTGAAGTGGCTTCCTCTTGTATTTTTTCCTCTCCTGCTTATTCAGGCATACTCTGTTAAAGAAAACGTAGATATACGCTCGCTATTTTTCTTCCTAGATAACAAAACAAAAAAAGAACCTCATAATGGCTTTACTGCTAATCTAAATTATCCCTATTTTGCCCTTTGTCTACTCTCCGCTAGTACCGGCAACACCAGAGATATCTCTTTTTATGCTGGGATGTTTTTAATGTCAGCCGTTGCTTTATTTTATGGGCGAACAAAAAGATTTTCACTTATAACCTGGTGTTCTCTGCTTTTAATTGCCGGTAGTATGGGCTTTATCGGCCAAATTGGACTGCATCAACTCCACTCAGCCGTATCAAATTATATGGGGGAATTATTGAGCAATTCTAGTGGACAAGAAACAGACTTTTTGAAAAAGCAAACCAAAATGGGAGAAATTGGTTTATTGAAACAGTCAAATGAAATTATTTTAAGAGTGACTCCAGAAGCCAAACAAACTCCCCCCCGACTGCTAAGAGAAGCAACTTATAATAAATACACATCTTCTACTTGGATAGCCTTAAATCCTAATTTTGCTGTCCTTCAACCAGAAAGTAATGGCAAAACTTGGCATTTAGGAAGTAAAACAGAAAATTCCTCAATGATTAATATTTTTGCCACACTCCAAAAAAATCAAGGTTTGCTAAGGCTGGCGGACGGAACTTTTCAAATTAATGAATTACCCGTCATCAAAATGGAGAAAAATAAATATGGCACAGTCAAAGTAGAAGGAAAAGTTGATTTTATTGCCTATCAAGCTTATTTTAATAATACCCTTTCTTTAGATAGTCCGCCAACTAAAGATGACCTAGAAATTCCCAAATCCGAATTATTTGCCATCAATAAAATCATCAGTCAATTGGATATCAAAGGCAAATCACCTTCCCAAATATTAGAACTCGTAGACAGATTTTTTCAAAAAAATTTCAGCTATTCTCTTAACCAAACAGCTAAAAGTAATCACCTGACACCCTTATCAACATTTTTATTAGAAACCCGCTCTGGACATTGCGAATATTTTGCCACTTCTACAGCCCTTATGTTGCGCTCTTTAGGCATTCCAGCACGTTATGCTGTTGGATATTCAGTTCACGAATTTAGCCCTTTGGAGAGCCAATATATTGTCAGAAGTCGTCATGCTCATGCTTGGACATTAGCTTATATAGCGGGAAAATGGCAAGCCTTTGATACAACCCCGGCTGACTGGATAAGTGTAGAGGATAACGCTGCTTCTCAATTGAGTTTTATTTCTGATTTATGGTCATTATTGACTTTTAAATTTTCCCTATTATTACGGCAGGGTGCCGGTAGCTATGGCTGGAAATATGGCGGCGGGCTAGTCTTGGTATTAATAATTTTTCTGGGGTGGAAATTTAGCTCTCCCAAAAAGATCCGCCGTTTAACTAAAACCTCGAAAACCTTTAAATCCAGTCAAAACAATAACATACCTGATTTGGTTTCCGAATTTTATTTAATCGAAGACAAGCTAAAAAAATTAGGATTTATTCGCCCTCCTTCCGAACCTTTAAAAAGTTGGATAAAGCGGTTAAAAAACGAACAACCAGAATTAGCTTTTATTGACGATTTGGAATCGCTGGTTGAGCTTTATTATCACATCCGTTTCGATAGAGAAAATTCCGTGAGCATTCAGCAAAGCAATAATGATGCTGAAAAAACCCGATTCAAATCTTTTATCCAATCTTGGCTTAAGAAATATTAA
- a CDS encoding PAS domain S-box protein → MIIPRLNQIKNLYHALVKNLLLMLLGLLASVAVLFLWQELIANEQLHIEQLIEQQANAIKSQISEELSIRMVALQQMANRWEVSGATPQDLWEADAEAYVKDFYGCQALEWVDPSFKVRWVVPLIGNEAVKNLDLSQEPRRQITLQVARDLRQIILTRKIALAQGGKGFLATVPLFVGERFDGFILGVFRFQSLFHTILKVPVGYNVAIYDGAELIYSQGNTSQSFPHKTVVVKTYGADWRLEVSPTPELLEQVKSPVLNVVLIGGLALVWMLVLIVYLTQISYRQIHQFKKANRQLEREIHQRQQAEIEIARLAAIVESSEDAIFSKDLDNVITSWNRGAERIFGYTAAEIIGQRATKLISAEYQDEENNNIRRIQQGERIKHYETKRLRKDAALIDISITVSPIKDENGNIIGASKIARNISDRKQAEEALRQSEERWELALRGNNDGIWDWNIQSNEVFFSSRWKEMLGYQEHEIQNTLDEWTNRIHPDDLEWVMEAVQDHFAKKTPFYLTEHRIRCKDGSYKWILDRAQALWDDKGKVIRMAGSHTDITERKQTEVAIKESEARYRQLIDNLTAGFVIHAIDTSIILCNSKACELLGLSMDQILGKTTFDQSWHFLREDGTVMPKEEYPVNQVLSSNIPLKNYVLGINRGIDPLIWVLVNAYPEFDTNNQCKQVVITFIDISKLKQAESEIQQTRNFLQALLNHLPVAIVVKDAHPERFGVFQFWNKTSEVLFGISAEQATGKTCYDFFPTEQANFFDQKDRETVSKGSVEDIPEKVIDSHSLGQRWLHTIKIPIYNEQNQPDYLLEFSEDITARKQAETELREMSKAVENAVSGISKLDTQGCYLFVNKAYADLTGYQPEEMLGMAWQKTVHPDELDKLIAAYGQMVEQGRVEVETTGVRKDNSIFYKQLVMISTYDEQHQFIGHYCFMKDITERKITEVALAQELLRTKTLFHTSMDGIVVMDAKGKVVEASPSFAQMLGYTLEETVNLSVFDWDAQWSKEELELILNEQQTFPLFETRHRRKDGFIYDVEISWSRVTLEGKVMNLCICRDISGRKQTEEALRHQKEMFQTIVSHIPVMIALFNPEGIIEFINPELERILGWSLEDWKQKDILEECYPDPVYRQSVLEHMLSATGKWKDATTLTATKQSLETSWANVRLSSGYLLGIGQDITERKQKERALQQAMEAAEAANLAKSIFLANMSHELRTPLNVILGFAQVMAHDSALTPSQQEDLLTIRRSGDHLLNLINDVLDISKIESGHCTIEESPFDLIALLHSLRNMFAERASSKGLDISLEISPDVPQYILADAQKLRQVLLNLLSNAIKFTSRGSITVGVSVAVDDKKTTPITQSILRFVVADTGVGIAVEELDTIFDAFVQAQAGKRSANGTGLGLTISRKLVELMGGQISVSTTLGVGTQFSFTVPVTPTSGVNITPEENDRLVIGLAPGQPHHRILVVDDRLENRRLIARLLGQLGLEVKEATNGREAVKIWQEWLPDLTWMDIRMPVLDGYEATKQIRAMEHGQNGIIIALTAQASQSDRALALAAGCNDYISKPFREQTVFFKMSEYLGLKYIYEEETMAGQGRGHNSSPSLSSLSTPASSCFDPALLATLSSAWLTQLEKAAVCGDDVLIIDLVAELSPEFSSLATELVEFANQYQFEEILKLIQDNFPTRVSSSNS, encoded by the coding sequence ATGATCATCCCTCGACTCAACCAAATTAAAAATTTATATCACGCATTAGTCAAGAACCTGCTACTTATGCTGCTTGGTTTACTCGCTTCTGTGGCTGTTTTATTCTTGTGGCAAGAGCTAATTGCCAACGAACAACTCCACATCGAGCAGTTAATTGAGCAACAAGCCAATGCGATCAAGTCACAAATCAGCGAAGAATTATCAATTCGGATGGTCGCACTTCAGCAAATGGCAAATCGTTGGGAAGTGAGTGGCGCTACACCCCAAGACCTTTGGGAAGCTGATGCTGAAGCCTATGTAAAGGATTTCTACGGTTGTCAAGCGCTGGAGTGGGTCGATCCCTCATTTAAAGTCCGCTGGGTTGTACCTTTAATAGGAAATGAGGCCGTAAAAAACTTAGATTTGAGTCAGGAGCCACGTCGCCAGATTACTTTGCAGGTGGCTCGTGATTTACGTCAAATTATTTTAACACGCAAGATTGCACTGGCTCAAGGCGGTAAAGGATTTCTGGCAACGGTTCCTCTATTTGTAGGCGAAAGATTTGATGGGTTTATTCTTGGAGTCTTTCGGTTTCAAAGTTTATTTCACACTATTTTAAAAGTGCCGGTTGGGTATAACGTTGCGATTTATGATGGCGCAGAATTAATTTACAGCCAAGGGAATACATCTCAATCTTTCCCTCACAAAACGGTAGTCGTTAAAACCTATGGTGCCGACTGGCGCCTAGAGGTTTCTCCCACTCCCGAATTACTGGAACAAGTAAAATCTCCGGTGCTAAATGTCGTCTTAATAGGCGGTTTAGCTTTAGTTTGGATGCTTGTATTAATCGTTTATTTAACCCAAATTAGCTATCGTCAAATTCATCAATTTAAAAAAGCTAACCGTCAGTTAGAACGGGAAATTCACCAACGACAACAGGCAGAAATTGAGATCGCTCGACTAGCCGCCATTGTTGAATCCTCAGAAGATGCAATTTTTAGTAAAGATTTAGATAATGTAATTACAAGCTGGAATCGTGGAGCCGAGCGGATTTTTGGTTACACCGCCGCAGAAATCATCGGCCAAAGGGCGACAAAATTAATTTCAGCAGAATATCAAGATGAAGAAAACAACAATATTCGCAGAATTCAGCAAGGAGAACGCATCAAACATTACGAGACAAAACGGCTGAGAAAAGACGCAGCTTTAATCGATATTTCAATTACTGTTTCACCAATTAAAGACGAAAACGGCAATATCATTGGAGCTTCAAAAATTGCCCGCAATATTAGTGACCGCAAACAAGCTGAAGAAGCACTACGTCAGAGCGAAGAACGCTGGGAACTAGCGCTACGCGGGAATAACGACGGCATTTGGGATTGGAATATTCAAAGCAACGAAGTTTTCTTTTCTAGCCGGTGGAAAGAAATGCTGGGTTATCAAGAACATGAAATCCAAAACACTTTGGACGAATGGACAAACCGCATACATCCCGATGATTTAGAATGGGTCATGGAAGCCGTTCAAGACCATTTTGCCAAAAAAACACCCTTCTATCTCACAGAACATCGCATTCGCTGTAAAGATGGTTCCTATAAATGGATTCTGGATCGCGCTCAAGCACTTTGGGATGACAAAGGTAAAGTAATTCGGATGGCCGGTTCTCACACCGATATCACAGAACGCAAACAAACTGAAGTTGCCATCAAAGAAAGCGAAGCTAGATATCGCCAACTCATCGATAACTTAACTGCTGGTTTTGTCATTCACGCAATTGATACCAGCATCATATTATGCAATTCAAAAGCCTGTGAATTACTAGGGCTTTCAATGGATCAAATCTTGGGAAAAACCACCTTTGATCAGTCATGGCATTTCCTGCGAGAAGATGGCACAGTTATGCCAAAAGAGGAATATCCGGTGAATCAAGTTTTATCCTCTAACATTCCCCTCAAAAATTATGTTTTAGGAATTAACAGAGGAATTGACCCCTTAATTTGGGTATTAGTCAATGCTTACCCAGAGTTCGATACCAACAATCAATGCAAACAAGTTGTCATTACCTTTATTGATATTAGCAAGCTTAAACAAGCCGAGTCAGAAATTCAACAAACCCGGAATTTCTTACAAGCACTCTTGAATCATCTACCCGTTGCGATTGTTGTCAAAGATGCACATCCTGAAAGATTTGGAGTATTTCAGTTTTGGAATAAAACTAGCGAAGTGTTATTTGGAATTTCCGCCGAACAAGCCACCGGCAAAACTTGCTATGACTTTTTCCCAACCGAACAAGCAAACTTTTTCGACCAAAAAGATAGAGAAACTGTCAGCAAAGGTAGTGTTGAGGATATTCCCGAAAAAGTCATCGATAGTCATAGTTTAGGCCAACGTTGGCTGCATACCATCAAAATTCCCATTTATAACGAGCAGAATCAGCCCGATTATCTGCTTGAATTTTCAGAAGATATCACTGCTCGCAAACAAGCAGAAACAGAATTGCGAGAAATGAGTAAGGCGGTAGAAAATGCGGTGTCCGGTATTTCTAAACTAGATACCCAAGGATGTTACCTCTTCGTCAATAAAGCTTATGCTGACCTGACAGGCTACCAACCAGAAGAAATGCTCGGAATGGCTTGGCAAAAAACCGTACATCCCGACGAGTTAGACAAACTAATTGCAGCCTATGGGCAGATGGTAGAACAGGGTAGAGTTGAAGTTGAAACCACAGGAGTCCGTAAAGATAATTCAATTTTTTACAAACAATTGGTGATGATTTCAACTTACGACGAACAACACCAATTCATAGGGCATTACTGCTTTATGAAAGATATTACTGAGCGCAAAATAACCGAAGTCGCACTAGCTCAAGAACTCCTGCGGACTAAAACACTTTTCCACACTTCAATGGATGGTATTGTTGTCATGGATGCAAAGGGAAAAGTGGTTGAAGCCAGCCCCAGTTTTGCCCAAATGCTGGGTTACACTTTAGAAGAAACGGTAAATCTTAGTGTTTTTGATTGGGATGCTCAATGGTCGAAGGAAGAGCTAGAACTAATATTAAATGAACAGCAAACTTTTCCTCTCTTTGAAACTCGACACCGCCGGAAAGATGGTTTCATTTATGATGTTGAAATTAGCTGGAGCCGCGTGACTTTAGAAGGAAAAGTTATGAACTTATGTATCTGCCGCGATATCAGCGGACGCAAACAAACAGAAGAAGCTCTGCGACATCAAAAAGAGATGTTTCAAACCATCGTCAGTCATATCCCAGTTATGATTGCTTTGTTTAACCCAGAGGGGATAATTGAATTTATCAACCCGGAATTAGAACGAATTTTAGGTTGGTCGCTAGAGGATTGGAAGCAAAAAGATATCTTAGAAGAGTGTTATCCAGACCCGGTTTATCGCCAAAGTGTCTTAGAACATATGCTGTCGGCTACTGGAAAATGGAAAGATGCAACTACGCTAACCGCTACCAAACAATCGTTAGAGACATCTTGGGCAAACGTGAGGCTTTCCAGCGGATATTTGTTAGGGATTGGTCAAGATATTACTGAGCGCAAACAAAAAGAACGAGCCCTGCAACAAGCAATGGAAGCCGCAGAAGCAGCGAATTTAGCAAAAAGTATTTTTCTGGCGAATATGAGCCACGAACTACGCACTCCGCTCAACGTGATTTTGGGATTTGCCCAGGTGATGGCCCATGACTCTGCCCTAACTCCCAGTCAACAAGAAGACTTACTCACGATTCGCCGGAGTGGCGATCATCTCTTGAATTTGATTAATGATGTGTTAGATATCTCAAAAATTGAATCGGGGCACTGCACGATTGAAGAGAGCCCCTTTGATTTAATTGCATTGCTGCATTCTCTCCGCAATATGTTTGCAGAACGAGCGAGTTCTAAAGGGCTTGACATCTCTTTGGAGATTAGCCCAGACGTGCCCCAATACATCCTTGCCGATGCTCAAAAATTGCGCCAAGTTTTACTCAATCTTCTCAGTAATGCAATTAAATTTACCAGTCGGGGAAGTATTACTGTGGGCGTGAGCGTTGCGGTTGACGATAAAAAAACGACACCCATCACTCAGTCGATTCTCCGGTTTGTGGTGGCTGACACCGGTGTAGGCATTGCCGTAGAAGAACTGGACACCATTTTCGATGCGTTTGTACAAGCTCAAGCTGGGAAGCGCTCAGCCAATGGTACCGGCCTAGGTTTAACCATTAGCCGCAAACTTGTGGAACTGATGGGCGGTCAAATTTCTGTCAGTACCACTCTCGGAGTGGGCACTCAATTTAGCTTTACTGTTCCCGTTACTCCCACGAGCGGAGTTAATATTACACCCGAAGAGAATGATCGCCTTGTGATTGGGTTAGCGCCCGGCCAACCCCATCATCGCATTTTGGTGGTTGATGATCGGCTTGAAAATCGTCGGCTGATCGCTCGATTACTGGGTCAATTAGGCTTAGAGGTAAAAGAAGCGACTAACGGACGCGAAGCGGTAAAGATTTGGCAGGAATGGCTTCCTGACTTAACCTGGATGGACATTCGGATGCCGGTGCTCGATGGATATGAAGCCACTAAGCAAATTCGGGCAATGGAACACGGGCAGAATGGCATTATTATTGCACTGACTGCCCAAGCATCCCAGAGTGATCGCGCCCTCGCCCTCGCTGCTGGTTGCAACGACTATATCAGCAAGCCCTTCCGAGAACAGACCGTCTTTTTCAAGATGTCGGAATATCTAGGGTTAAAGTATATCTATGAGGAAGAAACAATGGCGGGGCAAGGGAGAGGCCATAATTCTTCGCCTTCCCTATCTTCTCTTTCCACTCCGGCTTCTAGTTGCTTCGATCCAGCGCTTCTGGCCACGTTATCATCGGCATGGCTAACGCAGTTGGAGAAGGCGGCTGTCTGCGGGGATGATGTTTTGATCATTGACTTGGTTGCTGAACTATCGCCAGAATTTTCTTCACTGGCTACGGAGCTTGTAGAATTCGCCAACCAGTATCAATTTGAGGAAATTCTCAAGCTGATTCAAGACAATTTTCCCACGAGGGTTTCTTCTTCCAATTCATAA
- a CDS encoding diguanylate cyclase has translation MATTLKFGRQANILIVDDIPDNLRLLAKILESQGYIVRKSLNGRMALQAVERQAPDIILLDINMPEMNGYEVCQLLKASAATAEIPVIFISALDQVDEKVRAFEVGAVDYITKPFQEKEVLMRVHTQLVIQHQHQELLEKNQRLEQEIQERLRAEEEVRQLSLTDELTKLYNRRGFFLLAEQQLKIARRTQTSACLLFADLDGLKNINDTLGHEMGDRLIVDAAQILKQTFRDADIVARLGGDEFAIFMPGCLAEADDFYVRLQDNIDRFNQQPDRCYLLSISIGLQWGDMNSECSLEQLIAQADKLMYEHKRTKPYFKSSFEKSNRDLPEAVFPQRFESY, from the coding sequence ATGGCGACTACTCTCAAATTTGGCCGCCAAGCGAATATCCTCATCGTTGATGATATCCCCGACAATCTACGATTATTAGCCAAAATACTAGAGTCTCAAGGCTATATAGTTCGCAAATCACTGAACGGCAGAATGGCGCTCCAAGCGGTTGAACGGCAAGCTCCTGATATCATTTTACTTGATATCAATATGCCAGAAATGAATGGGTATGAAGTCTGCCAACTTTTAAAAGCATCGGCTGCGACTGCTGAGATTCCCGTAATTTTTATCAGTGCGCTGGATCAAGTTGACGAAAAGGTACGCGCTTTTGAAGTGGGGGCTGTAGACTATATCACAAAGCCTTTTCAAGAAAAAGAAGTGCTGATGCGTGTTCATACCCAATTAGTGATCCAACATCAACATCAGGAACTCCTCGAAAAAAATCAACGTTTAGAACAGGAAATACAGGAACGTCTGAGGGCTGAAGAAGAAGTTAGACAGCTATCTCTAACGGATGAATTAACGAAATTATATAACCGGCGCGGCTTTTTTTTGCTGGCAGAGCAACAATTGAAAATTGCTCGACGCACGCAAACTTCTGCCTGTCTTTTATTTGCTGACTTGGATGGTTTAAAGAATATAAACGATACTTTAGGTCACGAAATGGGAGACAGACTCATCGTTGATGCAGCCCAAATTTTAAAGCAAACTTTTCGTGATGCGGATATTGTGGCTCGACTGGGAGGAGATGAATTTGCTATATTTATGCCTGGTTGTTTGGCTGAGGCTGATGATTTTTATGTTCGACTCCAAGATAATATTGATCGCTTTAATCAACAGCCTGATCGCTGCTATCTACTTTCTATCAGTATAGGCTTGCAATGGGGAGATATGAATAGTGAATGTTCGCTAGAACAATTGATAGCTCAGGCTGACAAACTTATGTACGAACATAAACGCACTAAACCCTATTTTAAGAGTTCTTTTGAGAAAAGTAATAGGGATTTGCCTGAAGCAGTATTTCCTCAGCGTTTTGAAAGTTATTGA